The DNA sequence GATCGACGTGCGTGCCGCGGGGGTGAACTTCCCGGACACGCTGATCATCGAGAACAAATACCAGCTCAAGCCGGCGCTGCCGTTCTCGCCGGGCGCCGAGGTGGCCGGCACGGTGGCCGCGGTGGGCGAGGGCGTGCAGGGCTTGCGTCCCGGCGACCGCGTGGTCGCGATCCCCGGCTACGGCGGCTATGCCGAGAAGGTGCTGGCGCCGCAGGCCGACGTGTTCCCGCTGCCCGAAGGCATCGGCTTCGAGGACGCGGCCGCGTTCCTGATCGCCTACGGCACCACCCACTACGCGCTGCAGGAGCGCGCCGCGATCCGGCCGGGCGAGACGCTGCTGGTGCTGGGCGCGGCCGGCGGCACCGGGCTGTCGGCGGTCGAACTGGGCAAGCTGCTGGGCGCGCGCGTGATCGCGGCGGCCTCCAGCGACGAGAAGCTTGCGCTGTGCCGCGAGCACGGCGCCGACGAGGTCATCAACTACAGCCACGAGGACCTGCGCCAGCGCCTGAAGGAGCTCACCGGCGGCCGCGGCGTGGACGTGATCTACGACCCGGTCGGCGGCCCCTACAGCGAGCCGGCGCTGCGCAGCATGGCCTGGAACGGGCGCTTCCTGGTGATCGGCTTCACCGCGGGCGAGATCCCGAAGATCGCGCTCAACCTCACGCTGCTCAAGGGCTGCGCCATCGTCGGCGTGTGGTGGGGCGGCTTCCTGCGCGCCGAGCCGCAGCGTGCCGCGGCCCTGACGCGCGAGCTGGTGGAGTGGTTCCGCTGCGGCAAGGTGCGGCCCTACGTCTCGAAGCGCTACTCGCTGGCGCAGGCGGCGCAGGCGCTGGAGGACGTCGCGCAGCGCCGCGTCACCGGCAAGATGGTGCTGGTGCCCTGAGCTGTCGCGCGGCGCTTCAGCCGGTGCGTGCCGGCCCGAAGCGCCGTGCGATCCACTCGTGCAGCAGGCGGTTGACCGCCTCGGGTCGCTCCTGCTGCGTCCAGTGCCCGCAGTCGGGCACCAGCGCGCGTTCCAGGTCGGGCACGATGGCCTCCATGCCGCGCGTCGTGGCCGGCGGCAGGAAGTGGTCGTCGGCGGCCGAGACCATCAGCGCCGGCACCGCGACATGGTCCGGCGTGCCGGCGGTGTCCAGCCAGTTGCGGTGCAGGTTGCGGTACCAGTTCAGCGGCCCGGTGAACCCGGTGCGCTCGTAGGCGCGCACGTACACCTCCAGCTCGTCGGGCGCGAGGAAGGGCTCGCCCTGCAGGCGCGGCTCGTGGCCGAACAGCTCGGGCGGCAGCGCCCGCAGCGCCGCCGGCAGCTGCGCGAAGTCCTGCTGCGAGAGCCCGGGGCGGCGCATCAGGCCCTCGAACGTCGCGCGCACGTCGGCGCCGAGCAGGCGCTCGGCCTCGCCCGGCACCTGGAAGCGCACCATGTAGTGATCCGGGCCGCGCGTGCGGCGCATGGTCTCGACCAGGTCGGTTTCGGTGCGGCGCGTGTAGGGCGTGTTGAGCGAGACGATGCCCAGCACCCGGTCGGCATGGTCGCGTGCCAGCGTCCAGGCCAGCGCGCCGCCGAAGTCGTGGCCCACCAGCACCGCGCGCTGCACCCCGAAGGCGTCGAGCACGCCGGTCACGTCGCGCGCCAGCTGCGCCATGCGGTAGTCCTCCAGCTCGCCGTGCGGCCCGGTGCGCCCGTAGCCGCGCAGGTCCGGCGCCGCGACGCCGTAGCCGAGCGCGGCCAGCGCGCGCAGCTGGTGGCGCCAGGAGTAGGCCAGTTCCGGAAAGCCGTGCAGGAACAGCACGCGCAGGCGCTGCGGGTCGGCGAAGTGCTGCTCGTACACCGCCACCGGGATGCCGTTGGCCTGCACCTGCGTGCACGGCGGCATGTCGGTGGCGAGGCGGTCCGTGGGCGTCGTCATGCCGGGCTCCTGCGCCCCGGGGCGGGGCATGCGGGCATTCTAGGCAGGGCCGCAGGCGCGGCGTGCGCCGCCAGCCAATTGGCACAAGACAGCCCCGGGCCGCGGGGGTAGCTTCGGATCCCGACCAAGGAGGCTGCGGTGAGCGATCCGATCAAGCTGGAGCTGCAGGACGGTGTGGCCGTCCTGACCCTCAACCGTCCCGATGCCGGCAACGCGCTCGACGCGGCCACCGGCCAGGCGCTGGCCGAGGCCGTCGAGACGGTGGCAGGCGACGGCCGGGTGCGCGCGCTGGTGCTGACCGGTGCGGGCCGGATCTTCTGCGTGGGTGGCGACATCGCCGAGATGCGCGAGCGCGCCGAGTCGCTCGCGGGGCTGATGGAGCAGGCCCTGCCGCGCCTGCACCGCGCGATGGCGCGCATCGCGGCGCTGCGCTGCCCGGTGATCACCGCGGTCAACGGGCCGGTGGGCGGCGGCGGCATCGGGCTGGCGCTGTGCGGCGACTTCGTACTGGCGGCCGCGTCGATGAAGCTGCGCGGCGGCTACAGCGCGATCGGCCTGTCGCCCGACCTCGGTGCGTCCTGGCACCTGGTGCGCCGCGCCGGTGCCGCCCAGGCCAAGCGCATCCTGTTCCTGAACCAGCCCGTCGACGCGGCGGAATGCCTGCGCCTGGGCCTGGTCGACGCGGTGCATCCGGACGAGGAGCTGCACGGGCGGGCGCTGGCGCTGGCGCGCGAGCTGGCCGCCGGCGCGACCGGCTCGCTGGGGCGCATCCGCGACCTGGTCGACGGCATCGGCGGGCGCACCTTCGTGCAGCACCTGGACCTCGAGGCGCGCTACATGATCGAAAGCGCCGCCGGCGCCGAGGCGCGCGAAGGCGTGCGTGCCTTCATGGAAAAGCGCGCGCCGAGGTTCTGAGCCGCGCTTCCCCCACCCGACAAGAGCAACGAGAGGAACCGAGATGCACGACCTCTGCGCCGACCTGCGGGCCGAATACGACGCGCTCGCCGCGCTGTGCGAGACGCTGACGCCCGGGCAATGGCAGCACCCGTCCCGCTTCTACGGCTGGACGCCGTGGGACGAGATCGCCCACCTGTGCTTCTTCGACGAGACCGGCCTGCTGGCCGCCACCGACGCCGACGCGTTCGCCGCGAACACCCGCGAGCTGATGGCGCAGATGGCGGCCGGGCGCGAGGCCAGCCAGATCGCGCGCGAGCGCTTCGGCCACCTGGACGGCGCCGGCCTGCTGGCGCTCTGGCGCGCGCGCTACGCGAAGCTGGTCCACGTGCTCGCGGCGCGCGACCCCAAGGACCGCCTGCCCTGGTACGGCCCGACGATGAGCGCGCGCTCCTTCGCGACCGCGCGCCTGATGGAGACCTGGGCGCACGGGCAGGACGTGTACGACGTGGTCGCCGTGCGCCGCACCAACTCCGCGCGCCTGCGCCACATCGCCCACCTGGGCGTGACCACCTTCGGCTGGACCTTCGTCAACCGCAAGCTGCCGGTGCCCGAGGTGGCACCCTGGGTCGAGCTGCGTGCACCCGACGGCAGCCTGTGGACCTGGGGCGAGCCCTCGGCGACCGACTACGTGCGCGGCAGCGCGGAGGACTTCTGCCTCGTCGTCACGCAGCGCCGCAACGTGCGCGACACCGCGCTCGAGTATGCCGGCGCCGGTGCCACCGCCTGGCTGCCCATCGCGCAGTGCTTCGCCGGCCCGCCGGCCGACCCGCCGGCACCCGGCGTGCGCGTCGTCGCGTACTGACACGGCGGACGCCGCATGGCCGCGGTCGCCGCTGCGCCGGTCCTGCCCGAGGGCGAGCCGCTGGCGCCCGGGCACGCCGCGGCAATCGAGGCCGCACTGGCGCCGCGCCGGGCGCAGCTGGGGCGGGCGTGCCTGTCGGACTACGCGTTCTCCAACCTCTACCTGTTCCGCGCCGCGCACGCCTACCGCTACCTGCCCGGCCCGTGGCCGTGCGTGGCGGGCCTCACCTACGACGGCACGCGCCACCTGCTGCCGCTGTTCGACCTGGCTGCCGCGCCCGACGAGGTGCTGCGCGGGCTGCTCGCGCAGGCGGACTGCTTCTTCCCGGTCGATGCGGCCACGGCGCGCGCGCTGCAGGCGCGGCCGGTGCAGATCGAGGCCTGCGAGGCCGATGCCGACTACCTCTACCCGGCGGACAACTTCCGCCACTACCGCGGCGAGCTGCTGCGCAAGAAGCGCCAGCTGATGCAGCAGCTGCTGCGCCGCCACGAGGTCACCAGCGAGCCGCTCGCGGCCACGGGACGCGCCGCGGCGCAGGCACTGCTGCGCACCTGGATGCAGGACAAGGGCAAGGCGCAGGGCGAGGCCGACGAGGCGCCCTGCCTGGAGGCGCTGGAGCTGCTCGACCGCTTCGGCCTCGAAGGGCGCCTGTACTTCGCGGACGGCGCGCCTGCGGGTTTTCTGATCGCGCAGCGCCTCAACGACGAGGTCGCGGTGATGCGCTTTGCCAAGGGCAGCGACGCCTACAAGGGCATCTACCAGTACATGTTCCACGACCACGCGATGCGCCATCCGGAGCTGGCGTGGCTCAACTTCGAGCAGGACCTGGGCTTGCCCAACTTCCGCCAGACCAAGCGCTCGTACGCGCCGGCGGCGCTGCTGACGAAGTACCGCGTGAGGTGCAGGGCCTGAGGCACCAGCCACTTTACGCAAGACGCGGCCGGTAGCGCTCGGTAGCCTTCCCTTCACGATCGCAGCCCCAACGGCCCTGCAGACGACGTCGGACACATCGACCACCAAACAACATGGCAATCATCGAAACCAACATTTCGACGAGCAGCGAGAGCTTCCAGGCCAACCGTGCCGGCATGCTCTCGCTGATCGAGCGCGTGCGTGCGCTGGAAGAGCGGACCCGGCGTGCTTCGGCGGCGTCCAAGCCCCGCTTCGAGAAGCGCGGCCAGCTGCTGCCGCGCGAGCGTCTGGCCCTGCTGCTCGACCCGGGGGCCCCCTTCCTGGAACTGTCGACGCTGGCCGGCTACCGCCTGGACGTCGACGACCCCGACAAGAGCGTGCCCGGCGGCGGCCTGATCGCCGGCATCGGCTACGTCTCCGGCGTGCGCTGCATGGTGTGCGCCTCCGACTCGGGCATCGACGCCGGGGCGCTGCAGCCGCGCGGCCTGGACAAGCAGCTGCGCGTGCAGGAGCTGGCGCTGGAGAACAAGCTGCCCTACGTGCAGCTGGTGGAAAGCGCCGGCGCCAACCTGATGGCCTACCGCGTCGAGGACTTCGTGCGCGGCGGCAACCTGTTCCGCAACCTGGCGCGCCTGTCGGCCGCGGGCCTGCCGGTGATCACGGTGACGCACGGCTCGTCCACCGCGGGCGGCGCCTACCAGACCGGCCTGTCGGACTACATCATCCTGGTGCGCGGCCGCTCGCGCGCCTTCCTCGCCGGCCCGCCGCTGCTCAAGGCCGCCACCGGCGAGATCGCCACCGAGGAGGAACTCGGCGGTGCCGAGATGCACACCAGCATCTCGGGCCTGGGCGACTACCTGGCCGAGGACGACCGCGACGCGCTGCGCATCGCGCGCGACATCATGGCCAAGCTCGAGTGGAACCGCGGCACCAGCCTCGAGGCCCCGCGCCCGGTCAAGCCGCCGCGCTACGACCGCGAGGAGCTGCTCGGCATCATGCCGATGGACCACAAGCACCCGGTCGACATGAAGGAGGTGATCGCGCGCATCGTCGACGACTCCGACTTCCTCGAGTTCGGCGCGCGCTACGGCTCCGCGACGGTGTGCGGCAACGCGATGCTCGACGGCTACCCGGTGGGCATCATCACCAACAACGGCCCGATCGACCCGGCCGGCGCGGCCAAGGCGACGCACTTCATCCAGGCCTGCTGCCAGGCCAACGTGCCGATCCTGTACCTGAACAACACGACCGGCTTCATGGTCGGCCGCCACTACGAGGAGCTGGGCATCATCAAGCACGGCTCCAAGATGATCCAGGCGGTCACCAACGCCACCGTGCCGCAGATCACCCTCTACTGCGGCGCCTCGTTCGGCGCCGGCAACTACGGCATGTGCGGCCGCGGCTTCCACCCGCGCTTCTGCTTCTCGTGGCCGAACGCCAAGACGGCGGTGATGGGCGGCGAGCAGGCCGCGCAGACCATGGCCATCGTCACCGAGGCGGCGATGAAGCGCAAGGGCGCCGAGGTCGACCGCGAGCAGCTCGCCAAGCTGCAGCGCCGCATCGTCGACAACTTCGACCGCCAGATGGACGTGTTCACGACCAGCGCGCTGCTGCTCGACGACGGCGTGATCGACCCGCGCGACACCCGCGCGGTGCTGTCCTACGTGCTGTCGATCTGCCGCGAGGCCGAGGCCCGCAAGGTGCGCCCGATCCAGTTCGGCGTCGCCCGCCCCTGAACCAACGGAGTAGACCAGATGCAGCTGACCCCTGAACACGAGGAAATGCGGCGCACCATCAAGCGCTTCATCGCCGAGGAGATCAACCCCTACGTCGACGAATGGGAAGAGGCCGAGATCTTCCCGGCGCACGAGCTGTTCCGCAAGATGGGCAAGCTGGGCCTGCTGGGCCTGAACAAGCCGGAGCAGTTCGGCGGGCTGGGCCTGGACCACTCCTACGCGGCGGTGCTCGCCGAGACGCTGGGCGAGGTCAACTGCTGCGGCGTGCCGATGGCCATCGGCGTGCAGACCGACATGGCCACCCCGGCGCTGGCCGAGCGCGGCTCCGACGAGCTGCGCCGGGAATTCCTCGCGCCGGCCATCTCGGGCGAGATGGTGGCCTGCCTGGGCGTCTCGGAGGTCGGCAGCGGCTCGGACGTTGCCTCGATCAAGACCACCGCGCGCAAGGACGGTGGCGACTACGTCATCAACGGCGGCAAGATGTGGACCACCAACGGCACGCAGGCGGACTTCTGCGTGGTGCTGGCCAACACCTCGGACGGCCCGGTGCACAAGAACAAGTCGCTGATCGTCGTGCCGATGAAGACCAAGGGCGTGTCGGTCGCGAAGAAGATCCGCAAGATCGGCATGAACGCCTCGGACACCGCGCAGCTGTACTTCGACGAGGTGCGGGTGCCGCAGCGCTACCGCATCGGCGAGGAAGGCATGGGCTTCATCTACCAGATGGAGCAGTTCCAGATCGAGCGCCTGTGGGGCGCGCTCAACGCCGGTGGCACGCTGCTGCGCTGCATCGACGAGACCATCGAGTACGTGCGCCAGCGCAAGGCCTTCGGCAAGGCGCTGGTGGACAACCAGTGGATCCACTACAAGCTGGCCGAGCTCAAGACCGAGGTCGAGTCGCTGCGCGCGCTGACCTGGCGCGGCGTGGAGATGGTGGTCAACGGCGAGAACGCGACCGAAGTCGCCTCGATGGCCAAACTCAAGGCCGGGCGCCTGATGCGCATGGTGCCGGACGGCTGCCTGCAGTTCTGGGGCGGCATGGGCTTCGTCTGGGAAAGCCCGGTGTCGCGCATCTTCCGCGACGGCCGCCTGACGTCGATCGGCGGCGGCGCCGACGAGGTGATGCTGCAGATCATCTCGAAGTACATGGGCATCTTCCCGAAGGCGCAGTAAGCACGGCACGCCACCCATCGGCAGTCAATCCATGAGCAACTCCACTCCCTTCCACAAGATCCTGATTGCCAACCGCGGCGAGATCGCGCTGCGCGTCATGCGCAGCGCCCGCGCGCTCGGCTACCGGACGGTCGCGGTGTTCTCCAGCGCCGACCGCAACGCGCGCCACGTGCGCGAAGCCGACCAGGCGGTCTGGATCGGCGAGTCGCTGCCTGCGCAGTCGTACCTGAACATCCCGGCCATCATCGAGGCGGCGCGCCGCACCGGCGCGGACGCGGTGCACCCGGGCTACGGCTTCCTGGCCGAGAACGAGGACTTCGCGCAGGCCTGCCGCGATGCCGGGCTGGTGTTCATCGGCCCGTCGCCGCAGGCCATCGTCGCGATGGGCAACAAGGCCGGCGCGAAGCAGCTGATGATGGAGGCCGGCGTGCCCTGCATCCCCGGCTACCAGGGCGAGGACCAGAGCGACGCCCGCCTGCACGAGGAGGCGCGCCGCATCGGCTACCCGGTGATGATCAAGGCCACCGCCGGCGGCGGCGGGCGCGGCATGCGCCTGGTCAGCGACGACGCGCAGTTCCTCGACGCGCTGCGCTCGGCCAAGTCCGAGGCGCAGAGCGCATTCGGCAACCCGGAGGTGATCCTGGAGCGCGCCATCATCGAGCCGCGCCACATCGAGATCCAGGTGTTCGCCGACCGCCACGGCAACGCGATCCACCTGGGCGAGCGCGACTGCTCGGTGCAGCGCCGCCACCAGAAGGTGGTCGAGGAAGCGCCGTCGCCGGCGGTCGACGCCGACCTGCGCCGCCGCATGGGCGAGACCGCGGTGGCCGCGGTCAAGGCGATCGGCTACGAAGGGGCCGGCACGCTCGAGTTCCTGCTCGACCGCGAGGGCAACTTCTATTTCATGGAGATGAACACCCGCCTGCAGGTCGAGCACCCGGTGACCGAGGCGATCACCGGCCTGGACCTGGTCGAGCTGCAGCTGCGCGTGGCCGCCGGCGATCCGCTGCCGATCCGCCAGGAGGACGTGCGCTTCGACGGCCACGCGATCGAGGTGCGCCTGTGCGCCGAGGACCCGTCGCAGGGCTTCATGCCGCAAAGCGGCGTGATGTCGCGCTGGGAGATGCCGGCGGCCATCCGCGTCGAGCATGCGCTGGAGTCCGGCAGCGAGATCCCGCCGTACTACGACTCGATGATCGCCAAGTTGATCGCGCACGGCCGCACCCGCGACGAGGCGCGCCGCAAGCTGCACGCGGCGCTGCAGGACGCGGTGGCGTTGGGGGTGCGCACCAACCAGGCGTTCCTGGCGCGCTGCCTGGCGCACCCGGTGTTCGCCGCCGGCGGCCCCACCACCGCGTTCATCGGGCAGCACGGCGAGGAGCTGCTGCGCGACGACGAGGACGACCGCCTGCGCGCCCGGGCGCTCGCCGCGGTGCTGCTGGCCTGCACCGCGCAGGAGCGCCACGGCGCGCTCGGCCCGCAGATGGCGCACCGACTGCCGGTCACCTACCACCTGGAGGCCGACGGCCAGGCCTGCGAGGTCGTGCTGGCCCACGAGGGCGGGGCGCGCTACGGCGCCGCGCTCGGCGAGCGCCGCTTCGAGGTGCAGGTGCTGGAGCTGGGACCGAACGCGGTGCGCCTGTCGTTCGACGGCATCGTCGAAAGCGCGCGCTACGTGCGTGCCGGCGACGCGCTGCAGCTGCACTACCGCGGCGTCGCCTACGCCACGGTCGACCGCACCCGCGAGGCCCGCTCCCAGGGCGGGGCTGCCAGCGACGGGCGCATCCGCGCCGCGATGAACGGCCGGGTGGTCGCGGTGCACGTGGCCGTGGGCGACACCGTCAAGGCCGGCCAGCCGGTGATGACGCTGGACGCGATGAAGATGGAGCACATCCACGCCGCACCGGTGAACGGACGGGTCAAGTCGCTCGCCGCCGCGATGGGCGACCAGGTGGCGGTGCACCGCGTCATCGCGGAGATCGAGGCCGAGCAAAGCCAGGCCGAGGAGAGCCAGGCCGCCTGAGCCGCCGGGTGCCGTCCCGGCCTGACGTACGAACATCAGACAGGAGTTCCCATGACCGCCGCCGTCCTCCACGAGAAGAGGTCGTCCACGTTCTGGATCACGATCAACCGGCCCGACAAGCGCAACGCGATCAACCAGGAGGTGATCGACGGCATCCGCGCGGGCTACCGCGCCGCGCATGCCGACCCCGAGGTCCGTGCGATCGTGCTGACCGGTGCCGGTGACAAGGCCTTCTGCGCCGGCGGCGACCTGCAG is a window from the Caldimonas thermodepolymerans genome containing:
- a CDS encoding acetyl-CoA carboxylase biotin carboxylase subunit; protein product: MSNSTPFHKILIANRGEIALRVMRSARALGYRTVAVFSSADRNARHVREADQAVWIGESLPAQSYLNIPAIIEAARRTGADAVHPGYGFLAENEDFAQACRDAGLVFIGPSPQAIVAMGNKAGAKQLMMEAGVPCIPGYQGEDQSDARLHEEARRIGYPVMIKATAGGGGRGMRLVSDDAQFLDALRSAKSEAQSAFGNPEVILERAIIEPRHIEIQVFADRHGNAIHLGERDCSVQRRHQKVVEEAPSPAVDADLRRRMGETAVAAVKAIGYEGAGTLEFLLDREGNFYFMEMNTRLQVEHPVTEAITGLDLVELQLRVAAGDPLPIRQEDVRFDGHAIEVRLCAEDPSQGFMPQSGVMSRWEMPAAIRVEHALESGSEIPPYYDSMIAKLIAHGRTRDEARRKLHAALQDAVALGVRTNQAFLARCLAHPVFAAGGPTTAFIGQHGEELLRDDEDDRLRARALAAVLLACTAQERHGALGPQMAHRLPVTYHLEADGQACEVVLAHEGGARYGAALGERRFEVQVLELGPNAVRLSFDGIVESARYVRAGDALQLHYRGVAYATVDRTREARSQGGAASDGRIRAAMNGRVVAVHVAVGDTVKAGQPVMTLDAMKMEHIHAAPVNGRVKSLAAAMGDQVAVHRVIAEIEAEQSQAEESQAA
- a CDS encoding phosphatidylglycerol lysyltransferase domain-containing protein, with translation MAAVAAAPVLPEGEPLAPGHAAAIEAALAPRRAQLGRACLSDYAFSNLYLFRAAHAYRYLPGPWPCVAGLTYDGTRHLLPLFDLAAAPDEVLRGLLAQADCFFPVDAATARALQARPVQIEACEADADYLYPADNFRHYRGELLRKKRQLMQQLLRRHEVTSEPLAATGRAAAQALLRTWMQDKGKAQGEADEAPCLEALELLDRFGLEGRLYFADGAPAGFLIAQRLNDEVAVMRFAKGSDAYKGIYQYMFHDHAMRHPELAWLNFEQDLGLPNFRQTKRSYAPAALLTKYRVRCRA
- a CDS encoding enoyl-CoA hydratase-related protein, translated to MSDPIKLELQDGVAVLTLNRPDAGNALDAATGQALAEAVETVAGDGRVRALVLTGAGRIFCVGGDIAEMRERAESLAGLMEQALPRLHRAMARIAALRCPVITAVNGPVGGGGIGLALCGDFVLAAASMKLRGGYSAIGLSPDLGASWHLVRRAGAAQAKRILFLNQPVDAAECLRLGLVDAVHPDEELHGRALALARELAAGATGSLGRIRDLVDGIGGRTFVQHLDLEARYMIESAAGAEAREGVRAFMEKRAPRF
- a CDS encoding acyl-CoA carboxylase subunit beta gives rise to the protein MAIIETNISTSSESFQANRAGMLSLIERVRALEERTRRASAASKPRFEKRGQLLPRERLALLLDPGAPFLELSTLAGYRLDVDDPDKSVPGGGLIAGIGYVSGVRCMVCASDSGIDAGALQPRGLDKQLRVQELALENKLPYVQLVESAGANLMAYRVEDFVRGGNLFRNLARLSAAGLPVITVTHGSSTAGGAYQTGLSDYIILVRGRSRAFLAGPPLLKAATGEIATEEELGGAEMHTSISGLGDYLAEDDRDALRIARDIMAKLEWNRGTSLEAPRPVKPPRYDREELLGIMPMDHKHPVDMKEVIARIVDDSDFLEFGARYGSATVCGNAMLDGYPVGIITNNGPIDPAGAAKATHFIQACCQANVPILYLNNTTGFMVGRHYEELGIIKHGSKMIQAVTNATVPQITLYCGASFGAGNYGMCGRGFHPRFCFSWPNAKTAVMGGEQAAQTMAIVTEAAMKRKGAEVDREQLAKLQRRIVDNFDRQMDVFTTSALLLDDGVIDPRDTRAVLSYVLSICREAEARKVRPIQFGVARP
- a CDS encoding alpha/beta fold hydrolase gives rise to the protein MTTPTDRLATDMPPCTQVQANGIPVAVYEQHFADPQRLRVLFLHGFPELAYSWRHQLRALAALGYGVAAPDLRGYGRTGPHGELEDYRMAQLARDVTGVLDAFGVQRAVLVGHDFGGALAWTLARDHADRVLGIVSLNTPYTRRTETDLVETMRRTRGPDHYMVRFQVPGEAERLLGADVRATFEGLMRRPGLSQQDFAQLPAALRALPPELFGHEPRLQGEPFLAPDELEVYVRAYERTGFTGPLNWYRNLHRNWLDTAGTPDHVAVPALMVSAADDHFLPPATTRGMEAIVPDLERALVPDCGHWTQQERPEAVNRLLHEWIARRFGPARTG
- a CDS encoding acyl-CoA dehydrogenase family protein, which gives rise to MQLTPEHEEMRRTIKRFIAEEINPYVDEWEEAEIFPAHELFRKMGKLGLLGLNKPEQFGGLGLDHSYAAVLAETLGEVNCCGVPMAIGVQTDMATPALAERGSDELRREFLAPAISGEMVACLGVSEVGSGSDVASIKTTARKDGGDYVINGGKMWTTNGTQADFCVVLANTSDGPVHKNKSLIVVPMKTKGVSVAKKIRKIGMNASDTAQLYFDEVRVPQRYRIGEEGMGFIYQMEQFQIERLWGALNAGGTLLRCIDETIEYVRQRKAFGKALVDNQWIHYKLAELKTEVESLRALTWRGVEMVVNGENATEVASMAKLKAGRLMRMVPDGCLQFWGGMGFVWESPVSRIFRDGRLTSIGGGADEVMLQIISKYMGIFPKAQ
- a CDS encoding NADPH:quinone oxidoreductase family protein gives rise to the protein MKAVLCRQYGPPGTLVFEEVPDPQPGPGQVLIDVRAAGVNFPDTLIIENKYQLKPALPFSPGAEVAGTVAAVGEGVQGLRPGDRVVAIPGYGGYAEKVLAPQADVFPLPEGIGFEDAAAFLIAYGTTHYALQERAAIRPGETLLVLGAAGGTGLSAVELGKLLGARVIAAASSDEKLALCREHGADEVINYSHEDLRQRLKELTGGRGVDVIYDPVGGPYSEPALRSMAWNGRFLVIGFTAGEIPKIALNLTLLKGCAIVGVWWGGFLRAEPQRAAALTRELVEWFRCGKVRPYVSKRYSLAQAAQALEDVAQRRVTGKMVLVP
- a CDS encoding TIGR03084 family metal-binding protein; amino-acid sequence: MHDLCADLRAEYDALAALCETLTPGQWQHPSRFYGWTPWDEIAHLCFFDETGLLAATDADAFAANTRELMAQMAAGREASQIARERFGHLDGAGLLALWRARYAKLVHVLAARDPKDRLPWYGPTMSARSFATARLMETWAHGQDVYDVVAVRRTNSARLRHIAHLGVTTFGWTFVNRKLPVPEVAPWVELRAPDGSLWTWGEPSATDYVRGSAEDFCLVVTQRRNVRDTALEYAGAGATAWLPIAQCFAGPPADPPAPGVRVVAY